The following coding sequences lie in one Opisthocomus hoazin isolate bOpiHoa1 chromosome 7, bOpiHoa1.hap1, whole genome shotgun sequence genomic window:
- the FEN1 gene encoding flap endonuclease 1 — MGIHGLAKLIADVAPGAIRENDIKSYFGRKVAIDASMSIYQFLIAVRQGAEVLQNEEGETTSHLMGMFYRTIRMVENGIKPVYVFDGKPPQLKSGELAKRTERRAEAEKHLQEAQEAGEENNIEKYSKRLVKVTQQHTDECKKLLTLMGIPYVEAPGEAEASCATLVKAGKVYAAATEDMDCLTFGSPVLMRHLTASETKKLPIQEFHLNRILQDLQLTWEQFVDLCILLGCDYCESIRGIGPKRAVDLIREHKTIERIVQQLDTKKYPLPENWLHKEAQKLFLEPDVVNPDAVELKWTEPNEEQLVQFMCGEKQFNEERIRNGVKRLSKSRQGSTQGRLDDFFKVTGSITSAKRKEPETKGSAKKKAKTSTAAAAKAKKGK, encoded by the coding sequence ATGGGAATCCATGGCCTGGCCAAGCTCATCGCCGACGTGGCTCCTGGTGCCATCCGGGAGAACGACATCAAGTCTTACTTCGGCCGGAAGGTCGCTATCGACGCCTCCATGAGCATCTACCAGTTCCTGATCGCCGTGCGGCAGGGAGCCGAGGTCCTGCAGAACGAGGAGGGCGAGACCACGAGCCACCTGATGGGCATGTTCTACCGGACCATCCGCATGGTGGAGAACGGGATCAAACCGGTTTACGTCTTCGACGGCAAGCCCCCGCAGCTGAAATCGGGGGAGCTGGCGAAGCGGACGGAGCGCCGGGCCGAGGCCGAGAAACACCTGCAGGAGGCTCAGGAAGCCGGAGAAGAGAACAACATTGAGAAGTACAGCAAGAGGCTGGTCAAGGTGACCCAGCAGCACACCGACGAGTGCAAGAAGTTGCTGACGCTGATGGGCATCCCCTACGTGGAGGCGCCGGGGGAGGCCGAAGCCAGCTGCGCTACCTTGGTGAAGGCTGGGAAGGTCTACGCCGCTGCCACGGAGGATATGGATTGCCTGACCTTTGGCAGTCCCGTCCTGATGCGGCACCTCACTGCCAGCGAGACGAAGAAGCTGCCCATCCAGGAGTTCCACCTGAACCGTATTCTGCAGGACCTACAGCTGACCTGGGAGCAGTTTGTGGATCTGTGTATCCTCCTGGGCTGCGACTACTGCGAGAGCATCCGCGGCATCGGGCCCAAGCGCGCTGTCGATCTCATCAGGGAGCACAAAACCATCGAGAGGATCGTTCAGCAGCTAGACACCAAGAAGTACCCCCTGCCTGAGAACTGGTTGCACAAAGAGGCCCAGAAGCTCTTTCTAGAGCCTGACGTCGTCAACCCCGACGCCGTCGAGCTGAAGTGGACCGAGCCGAACGAAGAGCAGCTCGTCCAGTTCATGTGCGGGGAGAAGCAGTTCAACGAAGAGCGGATCCGCAACGGGGTCAAGCGGCTGAGCAAGAGCCGGCAGGGCAGCACGCAGGGCCGGCTGGACGACTTCTTCAAGGTGACAGGCTCCATCACCTCGGCCAAGCGCAAGGAGCCCGAGACCAAGGGGTCAGCAAAGAAGAAAGCCAAGACCAGCACCGCCGCGGCCGCGAAGGCCAAGAAGGGGAAATAG
- the TMEM258 gene encoding dolichyl-diphosphooligosaccharide--protein glycosyltransferase subunit TMEM258 — MELEAMSRYTSPVNPAVFPHLTVVLLAIGMFFTAWFFVYEVTSTKYTRDIYKELLISLVASLFMGFGVLFLLLWVGIYV; from the exons ATG GAGCTGGAGGCCATGAGCAGATACACCAGCCCGGTGAACCCGGCTGTCTTCCCGCACCTGACCGTGGTGCTGCTGGCCATCGGCATGTTCTTCACCGCCTGGTTCTTCGT CTACGAGGTGACTTCTACCAAGTACACGCGGGACATCTACAAGGAGCTGCTGATCTCGCTGGTGGCCTCGCTCTTCATGGGCTTCGgcgtcctcttcctcctgctgtggGTCGGTATCTACGTCTGA